From the genome of Rattus rattus isolate New Zealand chromosome 6, Rrattus_CSIRO_v1, whole genome shotgun sequence:
GACTGCTTTCCTGGGGCCTAGCAGACACTTGGACATTTGGGACAGAAGGTTCAGTGGGCAAGCCTGGCCCTTTGGAGATGCCGTTCATCTTCTGGAAGGGCTTCTTGGAATGTTGCTGCCCTACTAACTGCTGCTTTGCCTTTGCAGCCCCGTGGGCTTTCTTGGTGGGCTGACTACTGTTCTCAGACTTTGGGGTGACCTGACCCTTCAGGTCAGGTTCTGTAGGAGTAGCTGCTGCCGAGTTTCCTGAGGTAAAAATTAAACAGATGGAGAGGTTCACAtcatagagggaaaaaaaaaaagaaagaaagagaggaaacaaggAGGCAGTGGTGGCGGCGCAGCCTTTAATCTTcagggcttgggaggcagaggcaggcggtatctgagttccaggccagcctgatctacagagctagtcccaggacagtcaggactacatagagaaaccctgtcttcaaacacCAAAACccttagaaacaacaacaaaagccccacACATTAGGATACTGCCTAAGAGCTGACTAATTAGACTCTCATTAGTGCATGGGTTTTGCTGAAACTCTATGTACCCTGTGTTAAGGGGCTACTGTCTATTCTTGGGTTTTCAGAGGAAGCTGCACCCTCTGGAGGACAGAATATAGCAAGACACTCTGAGGAGGAGTAAGTCCCAGTCTCTAAACCAAACCTAAAGCACTGGCTCACCTGACATGTCCCTGTCTCCGTCACGCATTGTCATGCAATGTGGGAAACCTAGCTAAGCATCAATGATGTCAAATATGGACTCCGCTTATATCAAAACTTGCTATTTCTcgggtttttctgagacagggccttgctatgtagcctaggtggTCTTGGACTTAACTTCatagagaccagcctggcctcaaactcaaagagaaacctgcttttgcctcttaaATTTGCTGTTTCTTAAGGTTTTTTGCACTGTGCAGAGCACTTACCTGGCAATGTACTTGTCTGCAgctactgaaaacaaaaacaaaaaccaacccagaAACCACGCACTGTACTCAGGCCCTCTTTTCCATCTTCCGACGAACCCAAGCCATGCAGACCTCTCAGTCCTGCCCTCCCCTGAGATCAAGATGCCTGAGGAGATAAACTGTACTAGGGCAGGCTCAGAGACCTGCCAGAGCTTTGCAGCATTTGCCAATCCAGGGCTGAGATGCTGGGCTAGCAGAGCCAAGACTCAAAGGAAACCACAACCTGCAGTGGAACGCACTTGGGCTAACCAATCAGCTACttggtaggggtgtgtgtgtgtgtgtgtgtgtgtgtgtgtgtgtgtgtgtgtgtgtgtgtgtgtagacggGCATGAAGTCGCAGTCTTAGGAGTGCCTGGCAACTGACTGCAGCTGGGGGTGGAGTCAGGCTTCctaagggaggggaggccctgaGAGGTCACTTATGGCTCAGGAGATGGTCTTACACCCATTCGGTCAACCCTCAACAGACTCACTGCGAGGgaaaagtggtggtggtggggaaggagaagggaggagtcaAGCAGAAAAACGAGTGGACTTGATCTAAAACATTAATGCatgaacaaacattttaaatgggcagggctggtgagatgggcaCAGCAGGTAAAGATGCCTGCTGTCAAGCCAGAACTTGATCAGGACCACAGAAGAGAGCTCCCAAGTTAGTCTGAGCTCCGTAGGTGATCTGTGGCATGTCCAtgcacatacgcacgcacgcgcgtgcacgcacacacagttgATACAACATAAGCAAGTCAGGTGGAGAAGAGAGGCCAATGCCTGAAGTTGAGCTCTAGCTTCCCCACATGCATGTGACACACCTcgactacacacacaccacactgcacACTACACACCCATGCATCAcactgcacacaccacacacacatcacgctgcatataccacatgcacatacattaaaaagaGCGAGCGAAGGTGGTGCTGGtggggaagagcagagcagaTTACCTGAGTGGGGCTGGGGGATAGAATTGGAAAATTTCTTGAACTTGGCTATAAAGAAACCATCCATATTGTGAGTGTGAGGGTAGAAGCGTCGGGTGGCCCGCAGAGTGGGGTGAAAGCGCCTTTCTCGGAAGCGGGTAAAACCTTCCTGCCCGAAGTCCAGGCCGGTGGGCACCAGCCGCACATTCCTCTTCTTCAAGGCATAGTCCACCACCCACTCGTTCTCTTCCACCTGCACGTGGGAAAGTCAACCGGAAGGAACCACAGTGGAGTTGGAGCTGAGCGTTTAGAGTCAACGCCCTTCCCCCAGCCTCATGGGCTGCCCCTGCAGAGGTCTCACCGTAATGGAGCAAGTGCAGTAGACCAGGTAGCCTCCGGTCTTGGAGGCAGCGTTGACTGAGTCTATAGCACTGAGCAGCAATTCCTTCTGAAGGTGGGCACAGCGCTGGATGTCCTTCTCATCCTGCTCAAGAGACCAGAGTGAGGGGACTTCGAGAGACCGCCTGGGGAAGGGAGCGGCTGCCTACAGGGTGTTCTCTGACCGCAACGTTCCAGCCCCACAAGGTGAGCCAAAGCCTCTCTCCACTGGTCCCCGCAGGCCTCACCTTGTTCGTCTTCACAGCAGGGTCTTTGGAGATGACCCCTGTGCCACTGCAAGGAGCGTCCAGAAGCACCCGATCAAAGCCGCCCACCACCTGTGGAGAAGGCAGAGTCGGCCCTATGCTTGCTGCAAGCAACACTCCTGCTTCCCAGGGACAGCACAACCCAGCACTGCCACCAAGGGCAGGGTAACCCGAAGAAGCGTCAGAAGGACAAGAGCCCACCTTGGGGAACTGGCGCCCATCATAGTGGCTGACAATGGTGTTGGTGACTCCCAAGCGGTGCAGGTTGCCCACGACACTCTTGAGCCGCTCTGCATTGGCGTCATTGGCAAGGATCACACCCGTGTTCTTCATCAGCTGAGCTACGGAGGGAGAGGGAGTGCAGGGCTCAGCAGCATCCAGACCCCACGGGCCAAGCCTATCCCTTCACGGCCAGCTCCTCTCTGCCCGGCCAGTCAGTACCAAGTCCCTCCACGAGACATTTGCTGACCATCTTTCTGGCTCTGCCAAGCTTAGGGACAACAAGATCAGAAGTCAGCCAAGGTCAGGCACAGGGCATTGCCACCTAAATCCTTtctaggactggagaggtggctcagtggttaagagcattgactgctgctcttccagaggtcccacatggtggctcacaaccatctgtaatggatccgatgccctcttctggtgcgtgtgaagacagtgaccgtgcacccacatacatgaaatagaaGAATCCTTCTGAAGTCCAGGCGGGGCCTGCACCCAGACCGCCCTTCATACCTATGTAGCTGGTCTTCCCTCCAGGAGCACAACACATGTCCAAGATCCGCTCATGCTCCTGAGGTGCCAGGGCCATGACAGGCAGCATGCTCGAAGCTCCCTGCAGCATGTAGTGTCCAGCTAGGTACTCGGGAGTAGCACCTGTGAAGGAGGCCACGGTGTGACACGCTGGCAAAGGGACGGAACAGAAGGGCTACCAGCTGGGGACACTTACCAATAGGCACTGAAGAATCATATACCACAAGTCCAGACTTTGACCACTTTCCCAATGGATCCAGATTAACCCCACGATTGATCAGAGCCTGAAAATAAGGGGGAAGATGTCAAAACCATGATATTCTACCCAAAACAGCCAGGCAGGAAAACCTGGTCCATTTCAGCTCCAAGCACACCCACTCACAACGGCCTGCAGATTCACTCGACAGATCCTCTCCCCTCCTACCATCCACGTGCCTTCTGCCTACAGTGGAATCCAAGGCCTTGTAACGGCTGAGCAAGGGCCAGCCACTGAGCTACCCTAGCCCTGTCATCCAAGACCCTTGTTCTGACACCGGCTATAGCTACGTTGCCTGAGCTACTGTGCCTCAACCCCCCAGGTACCGGGACTAAAGATGTAAGATAGCAGATCTAGCCACACCCCAACTGGGGATCACGTTTAGGGCTTGTGTATGCTAAAGCCAACTGCTCTACCACGGAGCCACACCTCCGCCCCTTACCCAACTCCCCATTTTTAAACTCCGGGTCTCTGACTCATTCGAGTACATTTCAATAATCAGATCCTACCTCCTGCTCTTCCACTTCCTGTCACAATACACTAAGAACTGCAGGACACCGGGGATGGTCTCTGCAGGTAGAGTGCTTGTCCAGCAcgcatgaagccctaggttcaatcccagcagtGCATGAAACCAGGCACGACAGCActtgcttgtaaccccagcattctAGAGGCAACACCAGAAGACCGGAAGTTCACTGACAACCTGTACTACCAGACAAGCTTTAGGGCAGCCTGGCTTCATGACCTGCCTcaaaactggaaggaaaaaatGGTTTCATCTAAGGctggggaaggcagaggctggtgatctctgtaagttcaaggccagcaagggcttacacagtgagaccttgtctcaaaaagcaacaacaaaacacggAACTACACTATGCAGGGCTAGAAATGGCTCAGCGCCCGTCCCTGTTACAGTTCTGGACAATTCATAGCGCCCAAGCATTCACATGGTGcacattcataaataaaacacacaaaacaagctcAGAACAAAACGAGCGGTATACAAGGTTAACACTACTGATTTTAGAACAGTCTTTAACTAACCTAGGGCCCCTGAATCCTTGGGTAAGAGCacaattgtgtatgtatgtgtttttccagggcttttctcagcttcctggTGCCCTTCCTCTAATCCCTTAGAAGGTCGCAGTTCATCCTGATGCTGATGTCCCAGACTGAGACAGCACAGGCAGCCAAGATAAGGTCCTACTCTAGACAGACGACAGGCCTCTCACGGCTAACCTGCCAGGACCATGCTTGGAACAAGACATACTTAAGTCTGAAGAACTCACCCAACTAGGACTGGACAGGGTGCTCCACGGGTGAGCAAGGGAGCCCAGATCTGAATTAAAGGACACTGACCCCTCCTCACCTGAGCAAGGTCTCGGCGACGGGTTTTCAAGGTGTTGGTCCGAAGGGTGATTGGCCGGGGCACCTCATTAGCTTCTAAGAACTCTATCAACTGCAATGGAGACAGCGCATCAGGACAGAGTCAGCCCTGGAGCTCAGAGCAGGGTGTGAGGGACCAAACGCTATCACAGCCGCACGAAGGGAAGaaacgcagcagcagcagcagagcggTGTGCCAGTACCTCAGACAGCGGGAACAGCTCCATGAGCTTGCTCAACAGGAAGTCTCCATAAGAATAGTAGGTGGCCAGATCCTTCTGAAGCTGACTCAGATACTCAGTTCGAGACCGGCCTTCCTCTCGCTGAGCCCCAAAATCCCGAAGCACTCCTACTATATCCTGGATGCGCTTGTGAACTCGCTGCAGGTCTGGAGCCTGGGCATGTGGGCCCGTTAAGGAAATGTtgcctcagggttggggatttagctcagtggtagagcgtttgcctagcaaacacaaggccctgggttcggtccccagctccgaaaaaaaaaaaaaagaaaagaaaaaaaaaaaaaaaaaaaaaaaaaaaggcaatgttGCCTCAAGTCACGGGCCTAACCTAAGAGAGCCCACTAAGGCCCTCTCCTCCCACGCTCCGTCTGCACTCAAAGGATATCctggtccatctctccagcaggaGGCAGCACGAAGGCTTCCTCGTCTTCCACATTAATCTGCAAATCCCCCTCTGCTTTGTCATCCTTTCTGGGGTGGGACTCAGGGGTGACACCTTCATCTTCGTCTTCATCAGTGTCCTCCTCACTCCACTGGGTCCTAGAGGCAAGGCCAGGAACAGGGGCTCAGGCCCAGACGGacaccttctcctcttcctcctcctaactGTGGCCAGACTCACCCATCTGCGGCGTCCCGGGCCTTCTGCTTCAGAGCAGCTCTTTCAATAGGCAGCaactggggagagagaaggtaAGGCAGCTCTTTGTCACCCTGGGTCACAGTCTGTCTC
Proteins encoded in this window:
- the Nop2 gene encoding probable 28S rRNA (cytosine(4447)-C(5))-methyltransferase encodes the protein MGRKLDPTKKEKRGPGRKARKQKGAETELIRFLPAAGDENFKRLSSRARKRAAKRRSGSVEVPKPNKSPGIKTLPGELPKGAVQVRGKKRPAPIQNSDGDEEEDSEEEGVVTQGELWGSEDSSEDMVDDYGADSEDEEEKEALLPIERAALKQKARDAADGTQWSEEDTDEDEDEGVTPESHPRKDDKAEGDLQINVEDEEAFVLPPAGEMDQDAQAPDLQRVHKRIQDIVGVLRDFGAQREEGRSRTEYLSQLQKDLATYYSYGDFLLSKLMELFPLSELIEFLEANEVPRPITLRTNTLKTRRRDLAQALINRGVNLDPLGKWSKSGLVVYDSSVPIGATPEYLAGHYMLQGASSMLPVMALAPQEHERILDMCCAPGGKTSYIAQLMKNTGVILANDANAERLKSVVGNLHRLGVTNTIVSHYDGRQFPKVVGGFDRVLLDAPCSGTGVISKDPAVKTNKDEKDIQRCAHLQKELLLSAIDSVNAASKTGGYLVYCTCSITVEENEWVVDYALKKRNVRLVPTGLDFGQEGFTRFRERRFHPTLRATRRFYPHTHNMDGFFIAKFKKFSNSIPQPHSGNSAAATPTEPDLKGQVTPKSENSSQPTKKAHGAAKAKQQLVGQQHSKKPFQKMNGISKGPGLPTEPSVPNVQVSARPQESSLSDGKAKVKRKRAGKLKQRGPKQSAPPPKVGDLGTPAMQTPSEISATPRPKSPGKAKKREEVKQQLPEQPAKGTASLKEDAAPKRPSAPTTAHHSSTRPPPAKRRKSMTKGSSQPLLS